Part of the Arsenicicoccus sp. oral taxon 190 genome, CGCCCAGATGCTCGCCCACACCACCATCAACGGCGCCAGCGTCCGCACCGGCGACTTCTACGCCTCCGGCACCATCTCCGGCACCGAGGTCGACCAGCGCGGGGCATTCCTCGAGATGACGTGGGGCGGCCGCGACCCGATCACCCTGGCCGACGGCTCGACCCGCACCTTCCTCGAGGACGGCGACGAGGTCGTGATCTCCGGGACGGCCCGCGGCGCCGACGGCCGCCGCATCGGCCTCGGCGAGTGCCGCGGCCGCATCACCCCCGCCCGCTGACACCCTCGCTGACCCACCCGCAGGTCCTCACCGCCCGGCTGCCCCGGCACCACGCAGCCGGGCGGTTCGGCATACGCTGTCCCGCGTCTGTGCCCGCTCCCGGGCTCGGACGCCATCCCGCACGAACGGACCTCGATGAACGCCATCCACGACGGCATCCTCGCCGTCAACGACAAGCTCACCTGGCTGCTGATCGTCATGCTTGCCGCCGCCGGCATCCTCTTCACCCTGTGGAGCAAGGGCGCCCAGTTCCGCCGGTTCGGCACGATGGTCAAGGTGGCCGTCGGGTCCCGCAGCGGCGGCGGCGAGGGCATCTCCAGCTTCCAGGCCTTCGCCATCTCCCTGGCCTCCCGCGTCGGCACCGGCAACATCGTCGGCGTCGCCATCGCGCTGGCGCTCGGCGGGCCCGGGGCGATCTTCTGGATGTGGGTGATGGCCTTCCTCGGCATGGCCACCGCGTTCGTCGAGGCCACGCTGGCCCAGCTCTACAAGGTCCCGCACACCGACGGCACCTTCCGCGGCGGCCCGGCCTACTACATGCAGCGCGGCCTGAAGTCGCGGCCCATGGGCATCGCCTTCGCCGTCTGCCTCATCTTCACCTTCGGGCTCGCCTTCAACATGGTGCAGGCCAACACCATCGCCGGGGTCTTCGAGGGCACGTGGGGCATCCCCACCTGGGCCACCGCGGTCATCCTGGTGATCATCACCGCCGCGATCGTGCTCGGCGGGCTCAAGTCCGTCGCGCGCGTCACCGAGTACATGGCCCCGCTGATGGCGCTCGCCTACTTCCTGCTCGCCGTGGCCGTGCTGGTCATGCGCATCGGGGACGTCCCCGGCGCCATCGGCGACATCTTCAAGGGCGCCTTCGGGCTGGACCAGGCGCTGGCCGGCACCGCCGGCGGCGTCGTCGCGGCCATGCTCAACGGCGTCAAGCGCGGGATGTTCTCCAACGAGGCGGGCATGGGCTCGGCCCCCAACGCCGCCGCCGCGGCCACCACCTCCCACCCCGCCCACCAGGGGATGGTGCAGGCCCTCGGCGTCTTCATCGACACGATCATCGTCTGCACCTCGACCGCCGTGATGATCCTGCTGTCCGGCCCGTCGATCTACACCCCCGGCATCACCACCCGCGACCAGGCCGCCACCCTGACCCAGACCGCGCTCGCCAGCGAGCTCGGGGCCTGGGTCGCACCGGTCATGGCCTTCCTGATCTTCATCTTCGCGTTCAGCTCGGTCATCGGCAACGAGACGTATGCCGAGGTCAACATGGACTTCATGCGCGGCGGCCGCATCGGC contains:
- a CDS encoding alanine/glycine:cation symporter family protein, which gives rise to MNAIHDGILAVNDKLTWLLIVMLAAAGILFTLWSKGAQFRRFGTMVKVAVGSRSGGGEGISSFQAFAISLASRVGTGNIVGVAIALALGGPGAIFWMWVMAFLGMATAFVEATLAQLYKVPHTDGTFRGGPAYYMQRGLKSRPMGIAFAVCLIFTFGLAFNMVQANTIAGVFEGTWGIPTWATAVILVIITAAIVLGGLKSVARVTEYMAPLMALAYFLLAVAVLVMRIGDVPGAIGDIFKGAFGLDQALAGTAGGVVAAMLNGVKRGMFSNEAGMGSAPNAAAAATTSHPAHQGMVQALGVFIDTIIVCTSTAVMILLSGPSIYTPGITTRDQAATLTQTALASELGAWVAPVMAFLIFIFAFSSVIGNETYAEVNMDFMRGGRIGELGIRLLTIAAVAWGAMQSLAFVWDLADLAMTFMAVLNLVALIFLGKHAIAALRDLEASPDPLTAGFDLDDNPHMPPGIPGEVWHRRPGHGPGQWFAPNDRYEDVDV